TAACAGCCCCAGGGCCACGGACGGGGTCCAGGAAATGAGCCCGTGCCTGTCTGAAAAAAGACTTGCCCACAATTTAGGATGAAAAAAATCAAAGCCCTCACCCTGGTAGGAAAAAACCAGAAATTTGCCGTAAAGAATCTTCCATACAACCAATTGAGGCAGGAGGGGAAGCAGAAAAAAAAGACCAAAAAAAATGGACTCAAATAAACGGCGTTGAAAATTTCGACTTTGACCGACAAAACCCAATAGTTCGGCCAGAGGCAAAATCATGAACACAACATTCTGCGGCCGGATCAAAACCATCACACCCCCGACCAGGCCGAGAAACATGAGATTTGCAAGAGAACGTCGCTCAAGCCCTTTGAGCCATAGGCAGGCAAAGGCCGAAACCATGCCCAAAGACATGGCATGGGCCATGGTCGGCTCAACGGCCAAATAATAAATAACATTGGTGGACAAAACCACCATGCTAACAGCCCAGAAGCCGGAGGCCTGATCAAAAAAAAGACGAAGCATCCGCTCCATGCATACCAGACCAAGCAGGCCGTATAAAACCGAACCAAGAGCCATGAACAAATGATACGGCCACGTGTATCCATCGGCTGAAATCTCCAGCCCAAATACCTGCATGGCCAGGACAGTGCCGTGAGCGGCGACGAAAAACGGCGTCCACAAGAGGGCCGGACCGATAAAATACTTATTGGCCACGTGGTTGGTGGGTGTCAAACTTCTGATAGAAGGAACGTCATCACCATGCGCATTGTAATCTTGAAATTCGTTTTCAAAATGCAGGTCCCCGTCAATGGCCAGGGAACGGACATAGGCGTAGTATCCAAGCGCATCCGAACGGATGATGGCCTTGGTCGTCCAGAGCTGGACGACCAGGACAAAAACTATAGTCATCAGTAGAACCGCCAGACAACAGCCTTTTCGTTCAAGGAGAAAAGCCTCCGCCCTGCAAGCGATATTGCAAAAAAATGGCTTCATGCTTTTCATTCGGATTTCCTCGAAAAACGTTATCTGGAGGGTATGCGTCTAGCGCGCATCAGGGTCAGGAGGAGGCCCAGGCCCAGGACCGCTTCGGTGATAACCGTGGCCAGGGCCGCTCCCTTGGCTCCCATGCCGGGCAAAAAAACTAAATTAAGTCCCAAGTTGCAGACTCCGGCAAGGCAGGCCATTATGGCATAGGCCCGCTCCTGGTCAACGGCCAGGCATGCCTGGGTCAGCATGGCGTTAGGAAAAATGAAGATCAGACTTGGGGCGATCCAGGCCAGAATCTGAGCCGAATCCTCATACTCCGGCCCGTAGAGTAAAAAAATTATTGGGTTGGCTCCCCAAAACAGAATCCCGGCCGGAAGCAGGGAAAACCCTGCCAGCACCAGAACTCTCCAGGTCATGGCCCGCCCGAAGCCCGCATTGCTTTTTGCAGCCAGGCGCAGATCCCGAAACCAGATCTGGGTCAAAGGGGCCAAAGGCAGGACCACTCCTTCTACCAGCCGGTGGGCCGCCGCGTAGAGCCCCACTGCACCTGCGCCCAGCACGCCTTCGATGACCACCATGTCCAGCCGAAAATACAGCAGAGTGGACAATTCGATGATCATCAGAGGCATTCCGGCCCGGAGGAGTCTGCCGGAGGGCCATGGATCCGGCTTGGCCAGGATTTCTCGACTCCAAGGACTCAAAAATAGCACAAGGGCCGCGCCAGTCGCCCAGGCCGAGAAAATCCACCCCGGCTCCCTGTATCCGGCCAGAACAACGGCACCGATAATCAATGCGCTGCCGGCCCGAATTCCGGCCTGCCAGAGGGCCTCAGCTTCGAATCGCCCCTTGCCCTTGAGTCCGGCCGAAACCAGACGCGAGATCTGCAAGACCCCGAAGCAAACGATTGCCGGCACAAGGCCTGGTCCGGGGAGAAGAGCTGCCCCGGCCAGACCCAAAGCCAAGGCCCAGGCAAGATGTCCCAAGGCGGCGTGATAGAGCGTTGAGGTCCGGGAAACCAGGCTGGGGCTGGTTGTCTCGCGAAAAATGAGCACCGAATAACCGGCATCCAGTGCCACGGCCCAGAACGCTCCCAGGGTCAGGGCGTAGTTATAGGTCCCAAAGGCTTCGGGCCCCAGGATGCGTCCCAAAAGCAGGACCAAGCCCATGGACACCAGGCCTACGAACACTGCGGATGTCCACTGGGCCAGTATAGGCTGGAGCCTGGCGGCACATCCTGAAAAATAATTCAAGGAAAACACCTGAAAATGATGATTCTCTCGCTCATGGGATCGAGAAATTTAGACAAGAGCCCTGGCTATGGCAAGGCAACCAGAGCATGCCCGAGTTGCCAGCGGCACTGTTCTCCAGTATTCTGGCAAGGTATGAACGCGGCAATTTTTTTGTCCACTCCATTGCGGATTCGAGAATTGATCAGACAGCGTCTGGCCTGGCTCGACAGGGACACGCTCTTTGTCATCATCTTCTGCCTCTGGATCTTCAAGCCGGCCATGAGTTCGATCCGCCTCGGGGGCATTATGCCTCTGTCCCATTTTCTGACCATTGTTCTGGCCGGAACCGTGGTCCTGCTTTTTTTGAACCCGGACTATCTGAAAAAAAACCGTGTCCCTTTGGCACTCTGGTTCCTGTTCTTTCTGGCCGTCATCGCCAGCGGCCTGGGACGATTCGACGCGGATTTCGTCATCACCCTGGCCCTCTATGCCATTTTTCCCCTGTGCCTGCTTGCCTTCACCCTGATGGGAAATCAGCGCGCTTTGGATCAGCAGACCTATTGGGCGGCCATGACCCTCATGGCATTTGTAGTCATCATCGGCCTGGGGCAGTCCTTTTTTCATCCCGATCCGGTCTATAAAAAATTTCTGCTGGCCTTTGTGCCCCCTGGAGCCATGGCCGGCGGATCCTACGCCGCCTCCATTTTTGTCAATCTGGTCATCTTCGGCGCAGTCTGCGCCCTGTTGTCAGTATTCTGCCTGACGCGTATTCGCCGTAAGAATGGCATCATATTGAACATCCTCCATTGGTCGATGGCATGTCTGGCCGCGTTGGGAACGTGGTTCAGTACCAGTCGTAACGCAATTTTGGGCCTGGCAGTAGGCTTGTTGGGATTTTTACCCCTTTTGGGATGGAAAAAGGCGTTGATTGGGCTTGCCTTGTGCCTGATTGCGGGTTCGACACTGGTGTGGTCCGGCCTTCCGGAAAAATATCTCACCGGAAAACCACTGAGAAAATACGTACAGACGAAAAAAACCGTTTCACATATCTGGAATGGCGACGCACAGGCCAAGGCCAAAAAGCCGCCTGAAAATCGCTTGATCATCTGGTCTTTGGGTCTGAAAAAATGGTCTGAACAGCCATGGACCGGCATTGGGTTGGGCCAGGCCAGAATCATGCTCAAGGAATACAAAGAAAATTATGCACGCTTCAACATGCACAACAGCATGCTGACCGTTCTCGTGGAATGCGGCCTTCCGGCCCTTTTCGTTCTGGCAGCACTCATGCTCTGGTATCTGATGCGC
This Deltaproteobacteria bacterium DNA region includes the following protein-coding sequences:
- a CDS encoding O-antigen ligase family protein, encoding MMILSLMGSRNLDKSPGYGKATRACPSCQRHCSPVFWQGMNAAIFLSTPLRIRELIRQRLAWLDRDTLFVIIFCLWIFKPAMSSIRLGGIMPLSHFLTIVLAGTVVLLFLNPDYLKKNRVPLALWFLFFLAVIASGLGRFDADFVITLALYAIFPLCLLAFTLMGNQRALDQQTYWAAMTLMAFVVIIGLGQSFFHPDPVYKKFLLAFVPPGAMAGGSYAASIFVNLVIFGAVCALLSVFCLTRIRRKNGIILNILHWSMACLAALGTWFSTSRNAILGLAVGLLGFLPLLGWKKALIGLALCLIAGSTLVWSGLPEKYLTGKPLRKYVQTKKTVSHIWNGDAQAKAKKPPENRLIIWSLGLKKWSEQPWTGIGLGQARIMLKEYKENYARFNMHNSMLTVLVECGLPALFVLAALMLWYLMRANAQDSLPVAMTLISLKSFDHYFDYSMAFTVFCAWIVAMSLERAPDVLSALNEAPNPSCAP